The Marivirga tractuosa DSM 4126 genome contains the following window.
TCCATTGCAGAAGTTTAAAGACGAGCATCCTGACTTCCCTGAGACTCAGCTTTTAAATATTGACTTCTTTGAGGCAAAAGGGGAATATAATTTCATTATTGAGCAAACTTTCTTTTGTGCATTGCATCCAGAATTAAGAAGAAAATATGCTGAAAAGATGAAAGACCTTCTGAAGCCTGATGGTATTTTGATTGGGTTATTGTTCAATATTCCTTTAAATGAAGATCGGCCACCTTTTGGAGGAAATATAGAAGAGTATCAGCAGTTGTTTTCTGATTTTTTTATGATAGAAAAAATGGAAACAGCTTATAATTCTATTCCTGAAAGAGAGGGGAGTGAGCTTTTTATTAAAATGAAACCAAAAAATCAGAAATCTAATACATGATGCTGCTTCTTAAAATCAGAATTGAAAAACAGCAATCCTGCATCAAATAAATCAATACTAGAAGTGACTTCCTTTCGCTCTTTTAATTCTTCCCAGGCTTTTTTCATTCCAGCCGACCAATGAATATCATCCATAATATAAATAGATCCTGAAGTGAGATGGGGTAGAAT
Protein-coding sequences here:
- a CDS encoding methyltransferase domain-containing protein codes for the protein MELNESYWTTRYNNNQLGWDIGYPSPAITHFMDQFKDKGAKILIPGCGNAYEAAYLWKSGFRNVYLLDFSSIPLQKFKDEHPDFPETQLLNIDFFEAKGEYNFIIEQTFFCALHPELRRKYAEKMKDLLKPDGILIGLLFNIPLNEDRPPFGGNIEEYQQLFSDFFMIEKMETAYNSIPEREGSELFIKMKPKNQKSNT